In Tenrec ecaudatus isolate mTenEca1 chromosome 4, mTenEca1.hap1, whole genome shotgun sequence, a single window of DNA contains:
- the HYOU1 gene encoding hypoxia up-regulated protein 1 isoform X1: MAATVRRQRPCRPACWVLVTVLLADLLALSETLAVMSVDLGSESMKVAIVKPGVPMEIVLNKESRRKTPVTVTLKENERFLGDSAASMAIKNPKATLRYFQPLLGKQADNPHVALYRARFPEHELTVDPQRQTVHFQMTPQLQFSPEEVLGMILNYSRSLAEDFAEQPIKDAVITVPAFFNQAERRAVLQAARMAGLKVLQLINDNTATALSYGVFRRKDINATAQNVMFYDMGSGSTVCTIVTYQTVKTKEAGLQPQLQIRGVGFDRTLGGLEMELRLREHLAGLFNKQRKGQGSKDVRENPRAMAKLLREANRVKTVLSANADHMAQIEGLMDDVDFKAKVTRAEFEELCADLFERVPGPVQQALQSAEMSLDEIEQVILVGGATRVPKVQEVLLKAVGKEELGKNINADEAAAMGAVYQAAALSKAFKVKPFIVRDAVIYPILVEFTREMEEETGARSLKHNKRVLFSRMGPYPQRKVITFNRYSQDFNFYINYGDLGFMGPEDLRVFGSQNLTTVVLNGVGDSFKKYPDYESKGIKAHFNLDESGVLSLDRVETVFETLVEDSPEEESTLTKLGNTISSLFGGGTTPDAKENGTETVQEEEEGPAEGSKDEAGKQAEVKEEAETPSEDASRPPPSEGQAPPAGEKVAEKDGEKSEAKPGEKGEADSEGVPPSPEEGKKSKPARKQRVVEEIGVELSVLDLLDLPEDMIAHSVQKLQDLTLRDLEKHEREKAANSLEAFIFETQDKLYQAEYQEVSTEEQREEISGKLSATSTWLEDEGFGATTVMLKEKLSELRRLCQGLFFRVEERKKWPERLSALDNLLNHSSMFLKGARLLPEMDQIFTEVEMATLENVINETWAWKNTTVAEQAKLPATEKPVLLSKDIEAKMMALDREVQYLLNKAKFARPRPRPKDKNGTRTEPPVNASAGDQEEKVIPPPGQTEDAKPIPEPEPVEIAGAESADAEPLELAGPGAEPEQKEQPEEQKRTLKNDEL, encoded by the exons ATGGCAGCCACAGTCAGAAGGCAGAGGCCCTGTAGGCCAGCCTGTTGGGTCTTGGTGACTGTGCTCTTGGCAGACCTGCTGGCACTGAGTG AGACGCTGGCAGTCATgtctgtggacttgggcagcgagTCCATGAAGGTGGCCATCGTCAAGCCTGGAGTGCCCATGGAAATTGTCTTGAACAA GGAATCGCGGAGGAAAACCCCAGTAACCGTAACcctgaaagaaaatgaaaggttTCTTGGCGACAGCGCAGCAAGCATG GCCATCAAGAATCCAAAGGCAACACTGCGCTACTTCCAGCCCCTACTAGGGAAGCAGGCAGATAACCCCCACGTGGCCCTTTACCGGGCCCGATTCCCCGAGCACGAGCTGACTGttgacccacagaggcagacgGTGCACTTCCAGATGACTCC GCAGCTGCAGTTCTCACctgaggaggtgctgggcatgattCTCAATTACTCCCGCTCCCTTGCTGAAGATTTTGCAG AGCAGCCAATCAAGGATGCAGTGATCACTGTGCCAGCCTTCTTCAACCAGGCCGAGCGCCGGGCCGTGCTGCAGGCAGCCCGCATGGCCGGCCTCAAGGTGCTGCAGCTCATCAACGACAACACCGCCACCGCTCTCAGCTATGGCGTCTTCCGCAGGAAGGATATCAACGCCACTGCCCAG AACGTCATGTTCTATGACATGGGCTCAGGCAGCACCGTGTGCACCATCGTCACCTACCAGACAGTGAAGACCAAGGAGGCCGGGCTGCAGCCTCAGCTGCAGATCCGGGGAGTGGG GTTTGACCGCACCCTGGGGGGCTTGGAGATGGAGCTCCGACTGCGCGAGCATCTGGCTGGGCTTTTCAACAAGCAGCGAAAGGGCCAGGGCTCAAAGGATGTACGAGAGAACCCCCGGGCCATGGCCAAGCTGCTACGTGAAGCCAATAGGGTCAAGACGGTCCTGAGTGCCAACGCTGACCACATGGCCCAG ATCGAGGGCCTGATGGACGATGTGGACTTCAAAGCCAAGGTGACCCGAGCGGAGTTTGAGGAGCTGTGCGCAGACCTGTTTGAGCGAGTGCCCGGGCCTGTGCAGCAGGCGCTGCAGAGTGCGGAGATGAGTCTG GATGAGATTGAGCAGGTGATCTTGGTCGGGGGAGCCACTCGGGTACCCAAGGTGCAGGAGGTGCTGCTGAAAGCTGTGGGCAA GGAGGAGCTGGGGAAGAACATCAACGCGGATGAGGCCGCCGCCATGGGGGCTGTGTACCAGGCAGCAGCACTCAGCAAAGCCTTCAAGGTGAAGCCCTTCATCGTCCGGGACGCCGTGATCTACCCCATCCTG GTGGAGTTCACtcgagagatggaggaggagacgGGGGCTCGTAGCCTGAAGCACAATAAGCGTGTGCTCTTCTCTCGGATGGGGCCCTACCCTCAGCGCAAGGTCATCACCTTCAACCGCTACAGCCAGGACTTCAACTTCTACATCAACTACGGCGACCTGGGCTTCATGGGGCCTGAGGATCTTCG GGTCTTTGGCTCCCAGAACCTGACCACCGTGGTGCTGAACGGCGTGGGCGACAGCTTCAAGAAGTACCCAGACTACGAGTCCAAGGGCATCAAGGCGCACTTCAACCTGGACGAGAGTGGCGTGCTGAGCCTGGACAGG GTGGAGACTGTGTTTGAGACGCTGGTGGAGGATAGCCCAGAAGAGGAGTCCACGCTCACCA AACTGGGCAACACCATTTCCAGCCTGTTTGGAGGTGGTACCACACCAGATGCCAAGGAAAATGGGACTGAGACAGTCCAG gaggaagaggaaggccctgccgAAGGGAGCAAGGATGAGGCCGGGAAGCAGGCAGAGGTGAAGGAGGAAGCTGAGACCCCGTCGGAGGATGCCTCTCGGCCCCCACCCTCTGAGGGGCAGGCACCCCCCGCTGGAGAAAAAGTTGCAGAAAAAGATGGGGAGAAGTCGGAGGCCAAG CCAGGTGAAAAGGGAGAGGCAGACTCTGAGGGCGTCCCGCCCTCCCCAGAGGAAGGAAAGAAGTCCAAGCCGGCCCGGAAGCAGAGAGTGGTGGAGGAGATAGGCGTGGAGCTGTCCGTCCTGGACCTGCTGGACTTGCCAGAGGATATGATCGCTCATTCCGTGCAAAA GCTCCAGGATTTGACTCTCCGAGACCTGGAGAAGCACGAACGGGAGAAAGCCGCCAACAGCCTGGAAGCTTTCATCTTTGAGACCCAG GACAAGCTGTACCAGGCCGAGTACCAGGAAGTCTCCACGGAGGAGCAGCGGGAGGAGATCTCTGGGAAACTCAGCGCCACTTCCACCTGGCTGGAGGATGAGGGCTTCGGGGCCACCACGGTG atGCTGAAGGAGAAGCTGTCGGAGCTCAGGAGGCTGTGCCAAGGGCTGTTCTTCCGCGTGGAGGAGCGTAAGAAGTGGCCTGAGCGTCTGTCTGCCCTCGATAATCTCCTCAACCATTCCAGCATGTTCCTCAA AGGGGCCCGGCTCCTCCCAGAGATGGACCAGATCTTCACCGAGGTGGAAATGGCAACGCTGGAAAACGTCATCAACGAGACCTGG gcctggaagAACACGACCGTGGCTGAGCAGGCCAAGCTGCCTGCCACAGAGAAGCCCGTGTTGCTCTCAAAGGACATTGAGGCCAAGatgatggcgctggaccgcgaaGTGCAGTATCTGCTCAATAAGGCCAAGTTTGccaggccccggccccggcccaagGATAAGAATGGGACGCGGACAGAGCCTCCCGTCAACGCCAGTGCTGGGGACCAGGAGGAGAAAGTCATCCCGCCACCAG GCCAGACTGAAGACGCAAAGCCCATTCCAGAGCCTGAGCCGGTGGAGATAG CAGGAGCGGAGTCGGCCGATGCTGAGCCTCTGGAGTTagcaggtccaggagcag AGCCGGAGCAGAAAGAGCAGCCAGAGGAACAGAAGCGGACTTTGAAGAATGATGAGCTATAA
- the HYOU1 gene encoding hypoxia up-regulated protein 1 isoform X2, with the protein MAATVRRQRPCRPACWVLVTVLLADLLALSETLAVMSVDLGSESMKVAIVKPGVPMEIVLNKESRRKTPVTVTLKENERFLGDSAASMAIKNPKATLRYFQPLLGKQADNPHVALYRARFPEHELTVDPQRQTVHFQMTPQLQFSPEEVLGMILNYSRSLAEDFAEQPIKDAVITVPAFFNQAERRAVLQAARMAGLKVLQLINDNTATALSYGVFRRKDINATAQNVMFYDMGSGSTVCTIVTYQTVKTKEAGLQPQLQIRGVGFDRTLGGLEMELRLREHLAGLFNKQRKGQGSKDVRENPRAMAKLLREANRVKTVLSANADHMAQIEGLMDDVDFKAKVTRAEFEELCADLFERVPGPVQQALQSAEMSLDEIEQVILVGGATRVPKVQEVLLKAVGKEELGKNINADEAAAMGAVYQAAALSKAFKVKPFIVRDAVIYPILVEFTREMEEETGARSLKHNKRVLFSRMGPYPQRKVITFNRYSQDFNFYINYGDLGFMGPEDLRVFGSQNLTTVVLNGVGDSFKKYPDYESKGIKAHFNLDESGVLSLDRVETVFETLVEDSPEEESTLTKLGNTISSLFGGGTTPDAKENGTETVQEEEEGPAEGSKDEAGKQAEVKEEAETPSEDASRPPPSEGQAPPAGEKVAEKDGEKSEAKPGEKGEADSEGVPPSPEEGKKSKPARKQRVVEEIGVELSVLDLLDLPEDMIAHSVQKLQDLTLRDLEKHEREKAANSLEAFIFETQDKLYQAEYQEVSTEEQREEISGKLSATSTWLEDEGFGATTVMLKEKLSELRRLCQGLFFRVEERKKWPERLSALDNLLNHSSMFLKGARLLPEMDQIFTEVEMATLENVINETWAWKNTTVAEQAKLPATEKPVLLSKDIEAKMMALDREVQYLLNKAKFARPRPRPKDKNGTRTEPPVNASAGDQEEKVIPPPGQTEDAKPIPEPEPVEIGAESADAEPLELAGPGAEPEQKEQPEEQKRTLKNDEL; encoded by the exons ATGGCAGCCACAGTCAGAAGGCAGAGGCCCTGTAGGCCAGCCTGTTGGGTCTTGGTGACTGTGCTCTTGGCAGACCTGCTGGCACTGAGTG AGACGCTGGCAGTCATgtctgtggacttgggcagcgagTCCATGAAGGTGGCCATCGTCAAGCCTGGAGTGCCCATGGAAATTGTCTTGAACAA GGAATCGCGGAGGAAAACCCCAGTAACCGTAACcctgaaagaaaatgaaaggttTCTTGGCGACAGCGCAGCAAGCATG GCCATCAAGAATCCAAAGGCAACACTGCGCTACTTCCAGCCCCTACTAGGGAAGCAGGCAGATAACCCCCACGTGGCCCTTTACCGGGCCCGATTCCCCGAGCACGAGCTGACTGttgacccacagaggcagacgGTGCACTTCCAGATGACTCC GCAGCTGCAGTTCTCACctgaggaggtgctgggcatgattCTCAATTACTCCCGCTCCCTTGCTGAAGATTTTGCAG AGCAGCCAATCAAGGATGCAGTGATCACTGTGCCAGCCTTCTTCAACCAGGCCGAGCGCCGGGCCGTGCTGCAGGCAGCCCGCATGGCCGGCCTCAAGGTGCTGCAGCTCATCAACGACAACACCGCCACCGCTCTCAGCTATGGCGTCTTCCGCAGGAAGGATATCAACGCCACTGCCCAG AACGTCATGTTCTATGACATGGGCTCAGGCAGCACCGTGTGCACCATCGTCACCTACCAGACAGTGAAGACCAAGGAGGCCGGGCTGCAGCCTCAGCTGCAGATCCGGGGAGTGGG GTTTGACCGCACCCTGGGGGGCTTGGAGATGGAGCTCCGACTGCGCGAGCATCTGGCTGGGCTTTTCAACAAGCAGCGAAAGGGCCAGGGCTCAAAGGATGTACGAGAGAACCCCCGGGCCATGGCCAAGCTGCTACGTGAAGCCAATAGGGTCAAGACGGTCCTGAGTGCCAACGCTGACCACATGGCCCAG ATCGAGGGCCTGATGGACGATGTGGACTTCAAAGCCAAGGTGACCCGAGCGGAGTTTGAGGAGCTGTGCGCAGACCTGTTTGAGCGAGTGCCCGGGCCTGTGCAGCAGGCGCTGCAGAGTGCGGAGATGAGTCTG GATGAGATTGAGCAGGTGATCTTGGTCGGGGGAGCCACTCGGGTACCCAAGGTGCAGGAGGTGCTGCTGAAAGCTGTGGGCAA GGAGGAGCTGGGGAAGAACATCAACGCGGATGAGGCCGCCGCCATGGGGGCTGTGTACCAGGCAGCAGCACTCAGCAAAGCCTTCAAGGTGAAGCCCTTCATCGTCCGGGACGCCGTGATCTACCCCATCCTG GTGGAGTTCACtcgagagatggaggaggagacgGGGGCTCGTAGCCTGAAGCACAATAAGCGTGTGCTCTTCTCTCGGATGGGGCCCTACCCTCAGCGCAAGGTCATCACCTTCAACCGCTACAGCCAGGACTTCAACTTCTACATCAACTACGGCGACCTGGGCTTCATGGGGCCTGAGGATCTTCG GGTCTTTGGCTCCCAGAACCTGACCACCGTGGTGCTGAACGGCGTGGGCGACAGCTTCAAGAAGTACCCAGACTACGAGTCCAAGGGCATCAAGGCGCACTTCAACCTGGACGAGAGTGGCGTGCTGAGCCTGGACAGG GTGGAGACTGTGTTTGAGACGCTGGTGGAGGATAGCCCAGAAGAGGAGTCCACGCTCACCA AACTGGGCAACACCATTTCCAGCCTGTTTGGAGGTGGTACCACACCAGATGCCAAGGAAAATGGGACTGAGACAGTCCAG gaggaagaggaaggccctgccgAAGGGAGCAAGGATGAGGCCGGGAAGCAGGCAGAGGTGAAGGAGGAAGCTGAGACCCCGTCGGAGGATGCCTCTCGGCCCCCACCCTCTGAGGGGCAGGCACCCCCCGCTGGAGAAAAAGTTGCAGAAAAAGATGGGGAGAAGTCGGAGGCCAAG CCAGGTGAAAAGGGAGAGGCAGACTCTGAGGGCGTCCCGCCCTCCCCAGAGGAAGGAAAGAAGTCCAAGCCGGCCCGGAAGCAGAGAGTGGTGGAGGAGATAGGCGTGGAGCTGTCCGTCCTGGACCTGCTGGACTTGCCAGAGGATATGATCGCTCATTCCGTGCAAAA GCTCCAGGATTTGACTCTCCGAGACCTGGAGAAGCACGAACGGGAGAAAGCCGCCAACAGCCTGGAAGCTTTCATCTTTGAGACCCAG GACAAGCTGTACCAGGCCGAGTACCAGGAAGTCTCCACGGAGGAGCAGCGGGAGGAGATCTCTGGGAAACTCAGCGCCACTTCCACCTGGCTGGAGGATGAGGGCTTCGGGGCCACCACGGTG atGCTGAAGGAGAAGCTGTCGGAGCTCAGGAGGCTGTGCCAAGGGCTGTTCTTCCGCGTGGAGGAGCGTAAGAAGTGGCCTGAGCGTCTGTCTGCCCTCGATAATCTCCTCAACCATTCCAGCATGTTCCTCAA AGGGGCCCGGCTCCTCCCAGAGATGGACCAGATCTTCACCGAGGTGGAAATGGCAACGCTGGAAAACGTCATCAACGAGACCTGG gcctggaagAACACGACCGTGGCTGAGCAGGCCAAGCTGCCTGCCACAGAGAAGCCCGTGTTGCTCTCAAAGGACATTGAGGCCAAGatgatggcgctggaccgcgaaGTGCAGTATCTGCTCAATAAGGCCAAGTTTGccaggccccggccccggcccaagGATAAGAATGGGACGCGGACAGAGCCTCCCGTCAACGCCAGTGCTGGGGACCAGGAGGAGAAAGTCATCCCGCCACCAG GCCAGACTGAAGACGCAAAGCCCATTCCAGAGCCTGAGCCGGTGGAGATAG GAGCGGAGTCGGCCGATGCTGAGCCTCTGGAGTTagcaggtccaggagcag AGCCGGAGCAGAAAGAGCAGCCAGAGGAACAGAAGCGGACTTTGAAGAATGATGAGCTATAA